The Pseudophaeobacter arcticus DSM 23566 genome includes a region encoding these proteins:
- a CDS encoding porin, producing the protein MSTKLVLRSSAVVAAALLAAPAFAGPTYTNDNGGSFRWYGQFNPSFQSFDDGVEDYNRLSDNSSSNSRIGFWVEQAFGQNKLKFHFETAFGFRASDGTDQTSKGDVTSWSRTNLRHVDLQYETANYGTFSAGQGSMASDGITGADYSGTGLGANASIADIGGGYLFRDGAGNLTGVSVADVSATYDGPRLGRIRYDSTNYGGFTFSASYGTDILKTNNDRETYDVAVRYNNDELGAFALDAGLAAAWTEETGKQDSRDISGSVAILHKDTGLSFALAAGERDIAGTYTYAKLGYSADLIAAGKTSFSVDYYDGSDQVTAGDSSESWGIAAVQKIDRLNLETYVAYRDYSYADTSATTYQDANVILAGARWKF; encoded by the coding sequence ATGAGCACCAAACTCGTATTGCGCAGCAGCGCGGTCGTTGCCGCAGCCTTGCTGGCAGCCCCCGCATTTGCGGGCCCCACCTATACCAATGACAACGGCGGCAGCTTCCGCTGGTATGGTCAGTTCAACCCATCCTTTCAGTCGTTCGACGACGGTGTTGAAGACTATAACCGCCTGTCTGACAACTCCTCGTCGAACTCGCGGATCGGCTTTTGGGTCGAACAGGCCTTTGGTCAGAACAAACTGAAATTCCACTTTGAAACGGCCTTTGGCTTCCGTGCGTCTGATGGCACAGACCAGACCTCCAAGGGGGATGTTACCAGCTGGAGCCGGACCAACCTGCGTCACGTTGATCTGCAGTATGAGACAGCAAACTACGGCACCTTCTCGGCTGGTCAGGGCTCGATGGCCTCTGACGGCATCACCGGAGCTGACTACTCTGGAACCGGTCTTGGCGCCAATGCGTCGATTGCTGACATCGGCGGTGGCTACCTGTTCCGCGATGGCGCTGGCAACCTCACCGGCGTGAGCGTGGCTGACGTTTCTGCGACATACGACGGTCCGCGTCTGGGTCGTATTCGCTATGACAGCACCAACTATGGCGGTTTCACCTTCTCGGCCTCCTATGGGACCGATATTTTGAAAACCAACAATGACCGCGAAACCTACGACGTTGCGGTTCGCTACAACAATGATGAACTGGGTGCCTTTGCCCTGGACGCTGGTCTCGCAGCGGCCTGGACCGAGGAAACCGGCAAACAGGACAGCCGTGACATCTCTGGTTCTGTGGCGATTTTGCATAAAGACACAGGTCTTTCCTTTGCGCTGGCTGCGGGCGAACGTGATATCGCAGGCACCTACACCTATGCCAAGCTCGGCTATTCAGCTGATCTGATTGCAGCAGGCAAAACCTCCTTCTCGGTGGACTATTACGATGGCTCCGATCAGGTAACAGCAGGGGATTCCTCGGAATCCTGGGGTATTGCTGCGGTTCAAAAAATCGACCGTCTCAACCTTGAGACCTATGTCGCTTACCGCGATTACTCCTACGCGGACACTTCGGCGACCACCTATCAGGATGCAAACGTGATCCTGGCCGGCGCTCGCTGGAAG